The Rhodothermales bacterium genome contains the following window.
AAAGGATAACAGTCCGTGCCGATCATCTACCTCGACAACTGCGCCTTGCAAAGGCCATTGGACAACCGTGATCAGTTGCGAATCCGCATCGAAGCCGAAGCCATCACCGCCGTTCTGGAAGCCGTAGAATCCGATAAGGTAGAACTGGCCACTTCTGCTGCCCTTCGCGCGGAATCTTCCAGGAGCAGCCAACAGAACCGCCGTGATTTCGTTCAAAAAATACTTTCACTGGCACGACACGAAGCCCCAAAAGCTGAGACGTTCATGGCACGAATCAAGGTATATGGCGAACTGGGGATGGCACCTTTCGATGCGATGCACCTGGCGTCCGCGGTCAGCATGCGCGCTGATTTTTTCTGCAGCACCGACGACCGATTGCTCAGAAAGGCCCGCATGGCGAACACGGAGACCACTCGCGTCGTTACTCCTCTTGAACTAGCACAGGCTCTAAACCTATGAGTACACATGTTTCCCCAACCGGTCGCCCCAGAACGGCGGTAGAACTGAACGCCGCCGGCCTGGATGCGCTCATTCGGGCACTAGGTATTGCGGATGCGGCCCGATTCCTCCAACAATATGGCCCAGGTATTGGGGACTATACGGCAGAACGTGACAGCCTTTTAGGCGGCTTGAGCATGGACGACGTGCTTCGACTGACACGAGAACACGAACGGCCGTAGCATCGATATGCTACTGACAGCTGCGTTTTCATGCAAGTCAAACGTTGCATCGCACAAGATGTCACTCGTCTCCCAGGCTCCGGCATGCACTTCTCCCCACGCCAAATCCTCCAAATTTGCATGCTTGCGCTCTGTTTTATCCGACCAGTCGCCGGCCAGGATGTGCCCGACGGAGTCGTGGCCGACACACTCGACTGGCAGCGCTACTTTCCTCTGGAAATCGGGAATACGTTGGAATACGCGGGAGTTGCCAGTCGGCCAGCATCGCGTTTCGCATGACTTGAGCGGATTGGCCTCAGGGATCTATTTTATCCGCCTGACATCGGAAACGGGCCAGGAGGCTACGCGACCCTTCCTTGTGTATCATTAACGTTCTAACTCGTTGAACCTCGAACTCTCCTCCCGCGTCATCCTCGTCACCGGCGGCGCCAAAGGCATCGGCCGGGCCATCGTGCAGCATCTCGTCGAGGAAGGCGCCGTGCCGGTGCTCATCGACAAGGACCCCGCAGCGCTACGTGCCGCCATGCAGGCGCTGGCGGACGCCGGCCACGACGCGCTCTCCGTCGAGGCCGACCTCACGGATCCCGACGCCTGCCGCCGCGCCGTCGACGAAGCCGTGGCGGCGTACGGGCGCCTCGACGCGCTCGTCAACAACGCCGGCTTCAACGACAAGATCGGCCTCGACGCCGGCCCGAAAGCGTTCATGGGCTCCATCGAGCGCAACCTGCTCCACGTGTACGCCATGGCGCACTACGCCCTGCCCTACCTGAAGGCGAGCAAGGGTCCGATTGTGAATATAAGCTCCAAAACCGCGCTGACGGGCCAGGGCGGCACGTCGGGCTACATCGCGGCGAAAGGCGGGGTGCTGGCGCTCACCCGCGAATGGGCCACCGAGCTGTGCGACGACGGGATCCGGGTGAACTGCGTGGTGCCGGCGGAAGTGTGGACCCCGCTCTACGAATGGTTCATCTCCAACGAACCCGACCCCGCCGCGCGCAAGCGCGAGATCGAGGACCGCATCCCGCTCGGCCGGCGCATGACGACCCCGGACGAAATCGCCGACATGGTCCTCTTCCTCCTCTCCCCCCGCGCCAGCCACATCACCGGCCAGTGGCTATCGGTGGATGGAGGGTATGTGCATCTGGACAGGATGCGGTGAAATCGCAAATCGCAAATCGCAAATCGCAACCCCAGAATCGAAAAGGCAACCGTGTCGAACTAAACCCGATTTACGATTTAAGATTTCCGATTTACACTATCCAATGTGCCCTTCTCCTTACCTCACAAGCACCATCTTCCGCGTGGCGGTGCGCAGGCCCTGGGGCGTCTGCGCTTCGAGGGTATAGAGGTAGAGGCCGCTTGGCAGGCGCCGGCCGCTTTCGTCGGTGCCGTCCCACGTGATGCCGTGGATGCCGGCGGACTGGGAGGCGTCGACGAGGGTGCGGACTTCACGGCCGAGCACGTCGTACACCCGCAGCGCCGCCGAACCCGGGGCCGGTAGCTGGTACGAGATCGTCGTCTCGCTAGCCGTGGGGTTCGGGAAGGCCGCGTCGAGCGCGAACACGTAGCTCGGGCCGGCCGCAGGCTCCTCGATGGCCACCGGATTCGCATCCAGCACCTTCACCTTGTTCTGCCAGAAGGCCTGCGCCGCGTCGGCGTTGGCGCGGACCTCGGCGTCGGTCGAGCCGACCACCAGCGCGAAGGCAAAATCGGACAGCACGCCCGGCTGGAGGTTGAACGGGCCGGCGGACATCAGCGTCGAGACGTCCGTCGCATCGAGCGTGGTCGTCTGCACGCCGCCGCTGATGAAGTTCCACTTCTCCTGATCGGTAAAGTCGTCGTACAGCTCATCCGGGTTGTTCACGGCGCGGAAGGAGAAGCCGGACTGCGTGTTGAGCGCTTTCGTCCCGATGTACGTGCCGTCGCCGCTGGGGACGGTTTGCCAGATGCCCAGCCGGCGCGCCGCGTCGAAGCGCACGTAATCGGCGCTCGGGTCCTCGATCGAATCCCAGTCGAAAAACAGGCCCAGGTAATAATTCGATATGGGCTCCGTCGTGGTGTTTTCCACCGTGTAACGGAGGATGACGAAGTCATTCGTCGCGTCGGTGGTGTCGGCGTAGCTCGTCTGGTAGATACGCACGTTGAGCGGGTTGCCGGCGTTGGCATCCATCAGCCGCAGATACCCCTGCTCGGCCGCGACCTCCCCGTCGAAGATGCCGAACTCGGAGCCTTCCTCGCGGACGAAGTCGTCGGAGATGTCCGCCCCGATGCCGCGCACATTGTCGGATACCCGCGTCGGACCCGTCCCGGAGATGATGCCGCCCTCGAACAGCCAGTCGATATCCAGGTACCGGATGCCCTCGCCGAACGAATCGCCCTGGAATTCCTCGTAGCCGAGATTGCCCTCCTCGGTGAGCGTCACCTGCATCACCCCGGTATCGTGCACGGTGTTGTTGACGGTGATCTGAAACCCGTCGATATCCGTGTAGGGGCCGCTCGAAAAGCGGATGTTCAGCGGCGCGCGGAGGTTGAGCGGCAGGCCGTTGCCAAGCGATATCGTAAATTCGGCCTCTTTCACCTCGCCCGGGGCGAGCGTGGCGATCGTCGCCTGCGGATTCACGATCGTGATGTTGGCGTCGGTGGTCGAGAGCGTCAGATTCAGGTTGCTGACCGGCTCGAGGTAGTTGGTCACAAACACCCGGACGGTGGCCGTCTCGCCGCTTTCCACGCGACTGCTGCCCCCGCTGTCGCGGATCTCGGACCGCACGATACGCACCGACGGCGTCGTCTCGGTGACGGCGCGCAGCGCGTTGATGCGGCCCTTGCCGATGTGGCCCTGGAGCCGGACCGCCGTGTTGGACGCGCTGATGTCGTCCGCCGTGGCGCGAATCTGCTCGCGGAGCTGGTCCACTGTCCAGTCGGGGTGCAAGGTCTTTACCATGGCCGCGAGGCCGGCCACCAGCGGCGAGGAAAACGAGGTGCCCTGGGCCTGGCTGTAGGTGCCGCCCGTATTCGTCACGTCGATGCTGGTGCCGGGGGCGTAGGTATCGACCGTCATGCCGTAGTTCGAGAAGCTGGCGATGCCGTCCGAGCTTTTGAACGTGGCGCCGACGGACAGGACGTGCCGGCACGACGCCGGCGAACTCGGCGTCTCGTCGATGTTCACCCCCTCGTTGCCGGCGGAACTGACCACCAGCACGTTGTTGTCGTACGCAAAATCGATGATGTCCTGCTCGAAAAACAGGCAACTGCCCTGCCCGCCCAGGCTCACGTTGATGATGTCGGCGCCCTTCTCGACGGCGTAGAGGTAGCCGCGCAGGACATCGACGGACGAGACGAGGAAATCGGTCGTCGCGTTGGCCGTATTCAGCGCCATGAAATGGGCGTTCCAGCTCATGCCGGCGATGCCGTCGGTGTTGTTCGTAACCGCCGTCGCCGCACCGGAGACCCACGTGCCGTGCGTCCCGTTGACGGTCAGGTTCGGACCGCTGCCCGGGTCGGCCGAGTCGGACGAGAAATTCCAGCCGTTGATGTCGTCGATGAAGCCATTCTCATCGTCGTCG
Protein-coding sequences here:
- a CDS encoding PIN domain-containing protein, with amino-acid sequence MPIIYLDNCALQRPLDNRDQLRIRIEAEAITAVLEAVESDKVELATSAALRAESSRSSQQNRRDFVQKILSLARHEAPKAETFMARIKVYGELGMAPFDAMHLASAVSMRADFFCSTDDRLLRKARMANTETTRVVTPLELAQALNL
- a CDS encoding SDR family oxidoreductase, whose product is MNLELSSRVILVTGGAKGIGRAIVQHLVEEGAVPVLIDKDPAALRAAMQALADAGHDALSVEADLTDPDACRRAVDEAVAAYGRLDALVNNAGFNDKIGLDAGPKAFMGSIERNLLHVYAMAHYALPYLKASKGPIVNISSKTALTGQGGTSGYIAAKGGVLALTREWATELCDDGIRVNCVVPAEVWTPLYEWFISNEPDPAARKREIEDRIPLGRRMTTPDEIADMVLFLLSPRASHITGQWLSVDGGYVHLDRMR
- a CDS encoding S8 family serine peptidase, whose amino-acid sequence is MITDANRSRAGFATVLTLLLLFSAAGPVTAGTGDDDRAKRQRSTAEQYEPGVVLVKFAQGAGKTQSARLEARGAAYGVYAVEPAFPEAQRLRASKRGQIKGTERLLQTFRVQFDAMHDPAAVAAAFRTLPEVVDARPIRMLRVDVAPPSFLQEEGGFLMSAAPNDRLFSQQTHLTRMNVPEAWDVVKGEQGNVLLAIVDARTDWKHADLRANVWTNPDEIDANGIDDDENGFIDDINGWNFSSDSADPGSGPNLTVNGTHGTWVSGAATAVTNNTDGIAGMSWNAHFMALNTANATTDFLVSSVDVLRGYLYAVEKGADIINVSLGGQGSCLFFEQDIIDFAYDNNVLVVSSAGNEGVNIDETPSSPASCRHVLSVGATFKSSDGIASFSNYGMTVDTYAPGTSIDVTNTGGTYSQAQGTSFSSPLVAGLAAMVKTLHPDWTVDQLREQIRATADDISASNTAVRLQGHIGKGRINALRAVTETTPSVRIVRSEIRDSGGSSRVESGETATVRVFVTNYLEPVSNLNLTLSTTDANITIVNPQATIATLAPGEVKEAEFTISLGNGLPLNLRAPLNIRFSSGPYTDIDGFQITVNNTVHDTGVMQVTLTEEGNLGYEEFQGDSFGEGIRYLDIDWLFEGGIISGTGPTRVSDNVRGIGADISDDFVREEGSEFGIFDGEVAAEQGYLRLMDANAGNPLNVRIYQTSYADTTDATNDFVILRYTVENTTTEPISNYYLGLFFDWDSIEDPSADYVRFDAARRLGIWQTVPSGDGTYIGTKALNTQSGFSFRAVNNPDELYDDFTDQEKWNFISGGVQTTTLDATDVSTLMSAGPFNLQPGVLSDFAFALVVGSTDAEVRANADAAQAFWQNKVKVLDANPVAIEEPAAGPSYVFALDAAFPNPTASETTISYQLPAPGSAALRVYDVLGREVRTLVDASQSAGIHGITWDGTDESGRRLPSGLYLYTLEAQTPQGLRTATRKMVLVR